The nucleotide sequence ATTTTTTaacaactaattgaccgatgTCGGTTCAATTATTTACTGACGTCGGTTCAAATATTAGAATTGCGTTTCGTTCGTTTTTTTCCTCTGTGAGCTCAATGAGCAGTTTCTccagagataaatcagatccagcctgaattgtgcgatgtagtagggagttgtagtttccaacaggacaatattcTACATAATTTAGCGCAAACAATGTGGTAAATAACTACAaagaccataatccattgcgcgcCTACTTGTCCGGTTGGTGTGGGCAGAGATCTCTATATAATGACtagatgctcatgtctccaccTTAACAATGGGAGATGTTGTTCCAAAAGAAGGAAAGCAGGCGGCAGCAAGCTCAGTTCCAAAATAAGCCATAGAAAAGCATTGGTCTcattttggacagattttagcgagagtgaaacctctcgcttTGCCACTTCCTCTCTGGtgtgtagagggagagaagagatgaagaAAGCGTgatcgagagggatagagagcagttgcttTGCGCGGTATCCCTACCGGAAAAGAcgtgatctaagtgattgatagttggtattcaacGGTcgtaaaagtatgccttatttactttaaggaactactaaaatagtgattttgtcataCAGCATAGCCAGCAACTCTagatgatgagaggatgacttgtaatgaaataataaagttatcaaatataactaatgtaatatacacaacaacaaacattttattaaggtaaagtaatgtgaataatgGATGGTTAATATATGATAAGCAGTAATAGGCATCAAGGgacttttattcattgttttattctgtgtttttACAGCATTCAATCCACATAATACATAGTGcatttattgtaaaaaaaaatgatatatCTAAACCGAAATCGTAAACCGTGATCATTTTTTGATAATCGAACAGAAACCGAatcgacctcaaaaagcactaatcgctccaCACTAAAATATGACAATGGATTTTTTTTTGTGTTTGGTAGATAGAGTTATAACTCCACTGAAAGTATACAATTTTAATTCTCAAACATGATTGCTGtaccatttggaatatgattacTTGGAGACTGTCTTGTTTGGTTTACACGTCATTATGGTTTCTGTTCGGTTTCCCTATCTGATGTTGTCCCCAGGTCATCACCATTGGCAGACATGTGAAAGGCTACCACTACATCATTGCAAATTTGGTAAGTTTTCACAACTCTGTTTAACCAGCAGTGGAATTGTAATCTCAGGAAGAACAAAGTGATTTGTAAAATAATTTATCAAGCTCAAAGCATCGTGATAAGACATTGAGAACACAGGGTGATTGTCTTCTAATTGAACCCCCTACGTATTACACAATTAGTTAGCTTAATCTATTAAATCATCACTttcctgtttttttgtttttttttgggggggggggggggttgacatTTCGATagcttgggactataaggttctatctgcaaaaaGATGATTCTGAGATGATTGGCTTTAAAGTTCCAAACCCTCATTGGTGTGATTGTGTCAGAAATGTTTATCTTTTGAACTTAATAACATCAATAATTATTCATggttttattctgtgttattacAGCATTCAATCCATTGAACAGAACAAGGTTATGTCAATATCTCAATTTTAACAAAAATGCAGATGGAACCTTAGTCCCAAGCTCTTGATTTGTATGATGGCAAACATTTCCATTTTATCTCCTTAATTTGATTTCTTTGTTTTAATTTCAGGGTTTTGTGGATGGGGACCTTTCCAAAATCCAATATGGCGGAGCCAACGTGTCAGGTTTCCAGATTGTGGATTTTGATGACCCGTTGGTGTCCAAATTTGACCAGATTTGGGAGGCTCTGGAGGAGAAGGAATACCCTGGTGCCGACAGTAAGATTAGGGTGAGTAGATATAACATTGGGTTCGGTTGAGTGGCACTCAGCTAGCATTCTTCTGTCTTCGGGGAGCTGTGAGGTGTCTGCAGATTAAAAATGTTCCTCCccattctcactcactcactcatactGTGCGCGTGCAAACCCAGGAACACAGCCGCAtgcccacacacagacacacacactaacaagtCGTCAcaacccccctcacacacacaccatctattcctccccctcccctgtgtCCCCATATCCCCCCAAAAAATCACACACCCATCCCCCTCTGTTCTATTGCAGTACACATCTGCGTTGACCTACgactcagtgcaggtgatgacgGAGGCCTTCCGCTACCTGCACAAGCAGCGCATTGACATCGCCAGGAAGGGCAACAACGGCGACTGTCTGGCCAACCCCGCTGTGCCCTGGGCGCAGGGAGTGGAGATCGAGCGCGCACTCAAACAGGTGATAGCATGGGGTTGCCGTGGCAACAGCTGTCTGGCtctaccacacatacacacacacacacacacagactgaagtataaggacacacacatacacactcacacacacaaactcacacaaacacattctcCCCTGAGCTAACAGTGACAATCGTCTGCCCACACACAATAGTCAGCCTCCAGCTTTAGAGCTTAGACAACGCAATTTGATTCCAAATCTGTGTGGAGAAACTGAATTGGTTTTGTCTATGACAGAGGTATTTAATTGTGGTGTCTTGCATTTCTGACGATGTGCTTTTGTGTCCTTTTAGGTTCGTGTGGATGGCCTCACAGGGAACATTCAGTTCGATCAACATGGCAAACGAGTCAACTACTCAGTTAATATCATGGAGCTGAAAAATAATGGTCCTGTGAAGGTATGCTAGTGTTTCTGAATATGTCTAGAACATGTCAGAATCTTAATAGATCAAGGTTGTATAATATATGACAGTCTTTAATGTGTTTGTCTGTGATGGAACAAGACAACAGCACATCAGAACTGAACCAATAGAGCAAAGATCTAAAGACATGACATTGGATGGAATTGGCCTACAGAAATCAACCATTTTTTGCAGAGAGCAGAAATGACAGAGAATTTATAACTGTGTAGTTGCTTCAGTCCTTTCCCATCATGTGAAACAACAACACTGTCTCATGACATTTATGGCATTGTTCATTCACTATTCATTATTTCCTCCACAGATTGGATATTGGAACGAAGTTGACAAAATGGCTGTCACAAAATCAGACGTGTTCCCGAATGACACAACAGGGATGGAAAACAAAACTGTCATTGTGACCACAATATTGGTAATGACTTATCATAGACTCTATTCATACTAACTGACTCATGAACACACACCAATTGGATATAATTTCCTTTGATTAGTTTCTCACTTAGCAATTTTTACTAGTCCATAGAATCATGTATTTACGACATTACAGTGTCcatataaaatcaaataaaattggatttgtcaCATGCATCGTATACAACAGTAGAtgttaccgtgaaatgcttacttacaagccttaaccaacaatgcagtttaagaaaTAGAGAAAATGGACTAAAtatactaaagtaaaaaaaaaaaaaaaaaagtaaaaaaaaaaaattacaataacaaggctatatacaggggttaccggtactgAATCAATatgtgcgggggtacagtttagtcgaggtaatttgtacatgtaggtaacgcacccccccccttcccctcttctACAGTGCAGCTACTCTCTGTTGTAATCGTCTATGGATAGTCACTTTAACaactctacttacatgtacaGAGTACTTCAACTAACAGGTGCCCTCGCACATgggctctgtaccggtacaccttgtatatagtctcgctattgttatttaactgctgctctttaatgacttgttacttttatttcttaatcttatccatattttttccaactgcattgttggttaggggcttgtaagtatgtgtttcactgtaaggtctacacctgttgtattcagcacatctgagtaataacatttgatttgatttcagtcgtgcttggccacacagtcgtgggtgaacagagagtacaggagtggactaagCACACTGAGGcagtcctaatatggacaccgtacaACATACACAAACCAACCCATAGTTGTCTAGGGGCTCTATTCACTCAGATTTGCAAAAGTTCAGCTTTACAgcatgattgaaatttaaaggcaaccTTCCTGCTTTATCAGAGACTTCATTCACAGTAAATGCTGcttatgtcggctcaatcggaaattacttTAACATCTCTATCACGGAATCTGTAATGCTTCAGCTTTCCATATTGAATAGAGCTCTAAGTCTGTTACAACATTAAGTTTGTGAAACTATTCATTCCTCTGTCATTGTACAAAGCTCACATGTATACCATGATGTAAAGCCTAAAGGCAACCCTACTGGACTGAACAGTGCTTATAATTTTCTCCCTCAGGAAGCCCCATATGTAATGCTTAAGAAGAACGCTGACCTTTTTCTAGACAATGAAAGATACGAGGGCTACTGTGTAGATTTGGCCGCTGAGATAGCCAAGCACTGCGGCTTCAAATACCAGCTGAAAATTGTGGGGGATGGAAAATATGGAGCTCGAGACGCTGAGACCAAGATCTGGAATGGAATGGTGGGAGAGCTTGTCTATGGGGTAAGAAAATAGATACATGGATCTTCTAATACTGATCACATCCAATGACCTGCTGTATACAAACTATTGAAACATTCCCAGTAGTTCCCTTTAAACACAACTAAACCTTAtcctgttttgctagcacaataagctccttcctcctctcttaccCAGAAAGCTGATATAGCCGTGGCACCGTTGACCATTACCCTCGTCCGAGAAGAAGTCATTGACTTCTCCAAGCCCTTCATGTCCTTGGGGATCTCCATCATGATCAAGAAGCCCCAGAAGTCTAAACCTGGAGTCTTCTCTTTCCTGGACCCTCTGGCCTACGAGATCTGGATGTGCATCGTGTTTGCCTACATCGGTGTGAGCGTGGTGCTCTTCCTGGTCAGCCGATTCAGCCCATACGAGTGGCACACAGAGGAGTACGAGGATGGCCAGATCCAGACTAATGAATCGACCAACGAGTTTGGGATATTCAACAGTCTCTGGTTCTCCCTCGGCGCCTTCATGAGACAGGGCTGTGACATCTCGCCAAGGTGGGTCTCAAACTGCCTCCTGATTGTACGTTGTTAGGCTGGCTCACTGTGATTTACTAGtattatttgatttgatcttcTGGCTCAGTTTTAACAACCTGGCAAATCATACTACAATGGCCAtctaatcatctctctctcctcctctcccctttaaCTATTCCCCTGGTTGTTGTATAAAAAAATGGCAATGTAATCTCAATCATTTTACCCTGTAAAATAACGAGATAAAAATATACATTAACGATATCCCTACAAACTTAATCTCAGGAAATTACACTTTGATTCACTTCCCGTGGAAGCCTTGAAGTCCTTGTGCGCTTGTGGGCTCAACATACAGCATGATACTTAAACAGACTGAAATACCATAGGCCCAGTCATATTACTGATTGGCGTATAGCGATTTAATGAGGTGTGAGTGCAGCAGATTATGTTAAGCAGGCTCCCACTTTGCACCAGAGAGGGGACAGTCAGTCACATGAATTCTGGGAGATTTGTCATCAACCCTCCTCCTACATATCCACTCCCCCAGTCGTGTTGAGTCAGGAAAGATAAGCTGTGGCGTCAATGTGTTGCTGTTCCCCACCGCATCCCTTTGTGTATGAATGATACTTGCTGATGTATACTGGGAAAGCTAACTTTGTATATTTGCTCCAGGGTGCTCAGTTTCAATAAGTTTATGGTCATACCATTTATTTATATGCCCTCAACAGATATGAGTTTAGTGTGTGTATCCTCCATCTTGAATTGGCATGTATGGATGTTTGGTTTTGGAAAGAGGGATTTGATTGATCTTTAACCTTTTGCATGTTGTAGTGACCTCTCACCTTTAGAAAGTGTGTACTCAATATACTGACACCATGTACATATTGTAATGGTTTGCAAATGTTTTTGAACAGTTATCTAGTAAAAATGTTGGGCATCTTTTGTAGACCACCAAGCCAACACAGCCTTAAGCCAAGACCCATCAAAATTGTGGCCCACCAGTTGGTTTGACAATCCATTTTGGAAACAGGATCTAaccatttatatttgtgttcttCACTAGATCCCTCTCTGGGCGTATTGTGGGAGGGGTGTGGTGGTTCTTCACCTTGATCATCATCTCCTCCTACACGGCCAACCTGGCTGCCTTCCTCACTGTTGAGAGGATGGTGTCGCCCATTGAGAGTGCTGAGGATCTGGCGAAGCAGACCGAGATTTCCTATGGAACACTGGACTCCGGCAGTACCAAGGAGTTTTTTAGGGTAAGAGAAAGACAGAAATTACCAAATATTTCCTTAGGAATCCCATGGTAATATGTTAATACGGTAATGAACATGAATAACTTAGATATTATGGAACATATTTGTTTCTTCTTAAATGATAACTGTGTATctgtcctctctccaccctccagcGCTCCAAAATTGCCCTATTCGATAAGATGTGGACTTACATGCGGAGCGCAGAGCCCTCTGTGTTCGTGAAAACCACAGCAGAGGGGGTGCTGCGGGTGCGCAAGTCCAAGGGCAAATACGCCTATCTGCTGGAGTCCACCATGAACGAGTACATCGAGCAGAGGAAGCCCTGCGACACCATGAAGGTCGGCGGCAACCTGGACTCCAAAGGCTATGGGATCGCCACGCCCAAAGGATCCTCATTAAGGTGGGTGGAATAGTATAACAATGTTGTTCCTAATGTTGTTATAGTATCCCACCTACCCTGATGTAGCTTTGCTTATGTGTTCTGGTTTGTATAAGGAGATGAGGTAAAACCCCTTAAAATATAAAAAAGCCTTGCAATTTATTGTAAGTCGATAAATTGCAAACAAATTTAGAATATTTTAGAAAAAATTTGAATTATTTTTTTAATGCATTGTCCATTTATACATGGTTTCTCTATTTAGAATGAATTCTATTTATGACCAATTTGAATGATTAATAATGATATTGATAATGCCACATCCCTATTATCCAGCCTTACACAGGTCTGTCTAGAATCTCTCCCTGTCCAGTTTGTCTTTGCTTAATGTCTTTTTAATGTTTAGAATGCCTAAAGTTTGCCTAATATTTTTCCTCTCGTTATACCCTTTTACTCTCAATTGGTTAACatgaattgattgattgatttttgtTTGACTGATTGATTGGTTGACTGTTTAGAACTGTTTACTAGTTAGTCAATGTATATATGTATAATTGATCCTGACATGTTTATCAAACCCTTGCAGTACACACCTTTTGGTTAATAAGTATTAAATTAAAATTTCCTTTGTGAAAGAATTTGGTCGTTTGAACAAAATTTAGCGTACATGTACCATGTGGCACTGCTTGGGTTTCCATATTACTGCCATATGTTAAGATGTATTGATTTGAGATATAGGAACTAGTCAAGATATTCTATATGCCAACTCTCAATTTTAAGAAAATTCAATGACAGAAATTGGAACatatttaatttacattttttatgaTAGAAAATGGCCTTTAAattggaaaattggaaaacaatCCACCCCCTGCACAGCATTTATTCTCAGGACAGACTCTAGATGGGGGAGTTAGGGCTAGAGGCAATATAGACAAAATGTTGCATGTATATTCTTTTATACTTTTCTAAATATTTGTAAGCTCGAACCATCATTTTTTTTACCGCTATTTCTGTGTCTCTTTTAGTGGTGTCACTTGCAAGCCACTGTTATATGTATGTTGTGGATGTGAGTACATCGCTGTCGTCACTAGAGCTCCCCATTTTTTTAgcactctgtcctctctgttgtgtTACTGCTAAGCTCTGCCACCTTCGCCAAACGTTGAAGCTTATTTTACTATTATTTTGCCCCTGATTTTTCTCTCTCAATCTAGCTCTTGTGTGATATAACTGCCAAATCATCAGGGGAGGGGGAAAACAAGTCTTCCATTTTTTTACTGTTAAAGAAAATGGGTCTGAAAAAGACGATGAGAAAGTTAAAGTTATAGACAGATCAATTGATAAGTGGCTCACCCTGTCTTACAAGTATGTTTTATCGTTTCAAGAAATGCGGTTAACCTCGCAGTACTAAAACTGAATGAGCAAGGCCTGTTGGAcaaattgaaaaacaaatggtggTACGACAAAGGAGAGTGCGGCAGCGGGGGAGGTGATTCCAAGGTCAGCCCCAGTCAGCAAAGTCATGGGTAACAAACTGCAACCTCCAAAGTAAGCAGCAGACCTGTGCAGGAGCGCTGACCACCGGCCAGCCAGCAACACACGCGCTAAACCGGCTAATCACTGCTAATAGCCAGTGACAGTCCCACCCACTAGCTAAAACGCTAACATGCCTACACATAGTTCAAAGCCCCACCAAAAGGAACATACCATGAGAACTTCAGTAGCCCATAGACTCTCACATTGGCAAACGTGTGTAAACTGCTGCTCTTGCTGCTTACTTCGGGCGATACGTTAATGCACATTTGGCTCTGCAAAACTCGCTTTTGCTTAGGCCAAATGGCGCATCAACGTCCTATCGCCATGGCAAAAAAAAGGTAATCAAAGAGAAAAGTTGAATCAGTGTAATGTAATAATAACATAAAATAACATTGATAATGTTATTTATGTTATTTTCCACGTGAAGAACGCCAGTAAACCTTGCGGTATTGAAACTCAGTGAGCAAGGCGTCTTAGACAAGCTGAAAAACAAATGGTGGTACGATAAAGGTGAATGTGGAGCCAAGGACTCGGGAAGTAAGGTTAGTTGCTGCAGGTTCTATGTGATCAAAGCACACTATTTACTAGCGGGAATTACCCATTTAAAGTAATGATATCATGAAGCAAATGCACAAAAAAGCATGAGATGCCTTGGTAAGATGTTTTTACTAATGCCTGCAGACTTACTAATGATTAATCTCATATATATCTTCTATATTCTACAGTCCAGAGTAATGCATGCAATGTTAGTCATGAAATGTGCACTCCTTTATCAAAATGACCCATCAAACCCATCTTTTTTCAGCTCCCCAATTTCCAAAGTCAAACTACAAAAAAATAAGCTTTTTTAAGGAAAGCTTTTGGATATACAGTCTGATTCGAACCATTTGGACACAGCTAGACAGACGAAAGCTCACACCACTAAATTGGAAAAGATTGATTGGCTAATCCTCGGACCATCTATAAAGGGTGTCCAAATATTGTTCTATGTTCTCTATGTTGTGTCTgttagtgttgtagtgtgttcactgtgtgtgtatgttgtgttttgtgtgtagtTGTGTCAACGTGAAAAAGCTGTTTACGTGTACATTTAACATTGATCTCACTGAATTAGTAAATCAAACAAAAAACGTACATCAACCGACCAGAATAGGTAGAATTGCAGATCATGGGAAATGCATCAAATTTATAAACACACCTTTTCAAATCAAAAGAAATGAAACATTTTGGACAATTGCAGAGGCTACATTAAGTCCATCACATTACTTATGAGCGTCGTCACCACCAGTTACAAAATTGGATACTAAGAATGGTGTGCTGATACTTGATTGACAAACTGATTTTCTTGATAATTGATGTGGTTCGGTTGACTTACCAAAACACTCTCAAACAAGATGTCGGTGTGATGTTTATGGTTGTTACTGTTGTCACTTTGCCTTCCAACCCCTCTCCAAATAGCTTTTGTGTTCCACTTTGTACACACACTGTTTGAAGGTATAGATCCCAATGTATTCATTTGACACTCAGCTTAAATGAATACATGGGTGTTTTTGATGACAATTTAATTGACCTTATGTGTTGGACCCTAAAGTAGTCACTAAGATGTCTTCACTCTATGTCCCCTGTCTCAaagtaccagtctctaaccacCTTGAACACCAGAGCCCAATGTCACGGGCATCCCTTTAAATGGTCCTCTAGGACTGCCAAGTATCGTACTTTTACTATAGTATTCAGGAGTAATGGCAACACATAGATTACTCTACTACATGTTGCACACATATTTCTATATCACTAGACCAAGTACTAACCTTAATCCACCACATTGCTTTTATAAAGTAACCCTTAAATATAAGGCAGCTGTCTGGTTTGTACCGTCGTCTTGATTGTTGTGCTTTACTGTACATTACTGGCTTGGTAAATTGATAGACCACGTACAAACGCTAGCATatttgtgtgttgctgtgtgtttttAGTGTATGGGCGACAACATCATTTTTTTACGCCCTTTGACCTTTTACCCTTGCCCTCCCATTGACCCCTGTCTTGTGTGCGTTTGCAGGAGAAGACGAGCGCCCTCAGTCTGAGCAACGTTGctggggtcttctacatcctggtcGGCGGACTTGGTTTGGCCATGCTGGTGGCCTTGATTGAGTTCTGTTACAAGTCCCGAGCCGAGGCGAAACGAATGAAGGTGGCAAAGAATGCACAGAGTATTAACCCAACTTCCTCGCAGAATTCACAGAATTTTGCAACTTATAAGGAAGGTTACAACGTATATGGGATCGAAAGTGTAAAAATTTAGGGGGTAGGAACGAGGTCTTCATATAAATTCCCCCAATGCACGCTTTTGGCTTCATCTGTCCCATCCCTGAATGTTGAATATTGAATGAAGAGGTTGGCCAAGTCAGATCGTATGTATTAGTGTTATGATTTGGTAACGAGAGAAAGACTACCCTGTTTGTAGAGTTGACAGTCTTTTGGTTAATTTTAAGTTTCCTTACTATTTAACATCATGATCATGTATGACTGTTGATTGCCATGCTCCTAACCCACCTGTATGTCCCAGTTACACATTCAGTGATACTGCTTGTGATGATCATGCACATCAAGCTATACATGGGCATTTGCATCCATCATTTTGTCATAGCCATGGAAATCAAGTCATATTTGGTTCGCATCTGCATTCTCATATTTGTACATTTAAAATTTTAAGTTTACTAGGTTGGAAGGGCTGTCTGGAACTAACCTGGTTTtattgtgtgtgtctgcacgTGTGCTGGGAaccgtgtctgcgtgtgtgttgcttgtatgtgtatatgtgtgtgttgcttgtctgtgtgtgtacgcatgtgtgtgtatgtgtgatggcttgtgtgtgtatgtttgcacatgtgtgggtgtgtgtgttaggtgacCTTCACGGACGCGATGAGGAGCAAAGCGAGGCTGTCTATAACGGGGAGTACTGGGGAGAACGGCCGTGTGATGACTCCAGAGTTTCCGAAAGCAGTGCATGCGGTACCTTACGTGAGACCTGGCATGGGAATGAACGTCAGCTTGACAGATCTCTCCTGATCGATAAGAACCTTTCGAGTGCCTTACACTGGTTTCAATAGAACAGTTGTCTTTTCCCCCGCCCCTCTTTCTTCGCACTTTCTTTTTCTCGGTCTTCATTGAATGGTTTGAGGGTCCTCACATTATGGTGGCATGAAGACATTTCCTTCTTTTCGCTCTTTATTTCTCACGAAACAAAATGCTCTCCCTCTCGATGGAATTTAATCTCGGGAATAAAAAGTGAGGTCGTTTTTTGTAAACCGGTGACATCATCATTTACTATCTATCTGAGTTTTAGGAGGCTTTATTGACTGTAACAGCTGCTAATGGGAGGTCTGTCATctcaactggggggggggggtgagttaTTGTTTCTGTAGCCTCCACCGCTAACCCCGAGATCCTTCAAGCATACTTGACTTAATTTGCATTGAGATGTGAAATGTCTTTTTCTATAGAAAATTTAAGAAAAACTTATATGGAAAAAATATTTGTATGTATTTTCACAAAATTGCTTTTACATAATCCTGCTTACATACTGGTTGAATATAAACATATTAATGTGTGAGTATAGTGAAATAACAATAGCTTAACATCTTGTAGTTCCATATTTAAAAGCCCAATATGTTGCTAATGGGGTTGAAATGTTTAAATCATGTAATTTATTACTATTGTAAACTTTCCTGTAAATCTTATTCTTTAACATTTGCTGTTGATATAAAATACTTAGCAATGCTTGACATTTAAAATCAATAATTTACCTATGCCTTTTACTTGTTCAAGTGGGTGGCACAATTATGTCTTTTTTTGAATGTTATTTGATTGTTTTGAAGTATTTTGCTGTTTGTATTTCTTTCTGTCAAGGACCAGGGTAGCAGTCCAGTCCATGACATCCCACTCTATTGTATTATATGTTTTGCTGTGAGAGGAAAAGAAACACACAATGGTCAAAATGGTCGTTTAAAAATGCCAAATAGGTAAAGAGTGCCAAAATGTAGTGCCAGTAGGTATGAATATAGTCCTAATATAATCAGTCACTGTCATCCAAGCGAATGTAGTCAATACATTCTGTACGTTTTGTAACAGTTTTATGGCTAAGACATTTTGTACAGTTCTACAAGCTAAGACAGTGATATTTCAACAGCTTTTTTTCTCTTCAGCTTTCAAGTTATCTCAACAGACTTTGTATTAGCCTGAGTGTAAAACTCAGCACTAGTTGCATGTCATTGCCTCAATTACATATTATTTCATTTAACTTTGCTTTTAAAATGTTGACTATATGCGTTTCCATTTTAATGTTGAAGTTGTGAGACTAAATGTTTGAGACTGGAAATAGGACACtagacataatatatatatatattttatattttatatgacaaGTATAAATAATACCTTCTAAAATTGTACAACCCTtcactaattattattatttattttttttacaattacaTGCAGTACTTATTAATGCGGATCATTTGGCGGTGACAGATTTTCAATATCAGTTATTTTGTAGGATACGTTTCCAAGGAAACGTTACATTTTTGGATACAACACAACCCCCAGAAGCTTTTTTTTAGGTAGGAGCTTTGAAACAGCttttacagacacacacctctaatTTAGGCAAACACAGACAGTTTCAGAAAGCCCAATGTTACTTTTGCATTTGAATAACCTGATCTAACACACGATAACCTCCTCTCACATATGTAAAGGGAGCAATGTACTATTGGTATCACTGTTGATTTTTTTTTGTGGTGAACAATACAACAGTATGTTATCGAATCAACCTCATCATCACATATCCAGACTATTCTCACTGACATTTTGTATATGGAATGTGTGCTAACTTGTTTATCTTTGGGACTCTTTCTCAATAAAAAGTGGCTAATCTCTTGTTATCATTCTGGGTGTTGTATCTTAACTTCACCACACTGTATTCTTGGTGTCTTTTAAACGTCTGCTTCTGTCAAGACCATCTAAAACAGTTTATTCAGCAGCATCTCAAATGCTTACATACTAACAAAGTATTCCCTGAAAGAGTTAATTGCAGTTGAAGCATTTCAAACGATCAACGACTTCAGTAATGACATGTTTTTGTCAGTGATGAATACATT is from Oncorhynchus masou masou isolate Uvic2021 chromosome 32, UVic_Omas_1.1, whole genome shotgun sequence and encodes:
- the LOC135526501 gene encoding glutamate receptor 2 isoform X1, with protein sequence MPKLMNSSVFFLPVLWGLALGGSQSVQIGGLFPRGADQEYSAFRIGMVQFSTPEFRLTPHIDNLEVANSFAVTNCFCSQFSRGVYAIFGFYDKKSVNTITSFCGTLHVSFITPSFPLDGTHQFIIQMRPDIKGPLLSLIEYYKWDKFAYLYDSDRGLTTLQVVLDTAAERKWQVMAINVGNLKDERKDEAYRSLFQDLENKKERRVILDCEQDKVRDIMEQVITIGRHVKGYHYIIANLGFVDGDLSKIQYGGANVSGFQIVDFDDPLVSKFDQIWEALEEKEYPGADSKIRYTSALTYDSVQVMTEAFRYLHKQRIDIARKGNNGDCLANPAVPWAQGVEIERALKQVRVDGLTGNIQFDQHGKRVNYSVNIMELKNNGPVKIGYWNEVDKMAVTKSDVFPNDTTGMENKTVIVTTILEAPYVMLKKNADLFLDNERYEGYCVDLAAEIAKHCGFKYQLKIVGDGKYGARDAETKIWNGMVGELVYGKADIAVAPLTITLVREEVIDFSKPFMSLGISIMIKKPQKSKPGVFSFLDPLAYEIWMCIVFAYIGVSVVLFLVSRFSPYEWHTEEYEDGQIQTNESTNEFGIFNSLWFSLGAFMRQGCDISPRSLSGRIVGGVWWFFTLIIISSYTANLAAFLTVERMVSPIESAEDLAKQTEISYGTLDSGSTKEFFRRSKIALFDKMWTYMRSAEPSVFVKTTAEGVLRVRKSKGKYAYLLESTMNEYIEQRKPCDTMKVGGNLDSKGYGIATPKGSSLRNAVNLAVLKLNEQGLLDKLKNKWWYDKGECGSGGGDSKEKTSALSLSNVAGVFYILVGGLGLAMLVALIEFCYKSRAEAKRMKVAKNAQSDLHGRDEEQSEAVYNGEYWGERPCDDSRVSESSACGTLRETWHGNERQLDRSLLIDKNLSSALHWFQ
- the LOC135526501 gene encoding glutamate receptor 2 isoform X3, with the protein product MPKLMNSSVFFLPVLWGLALGGSQSVQIGGLFPRGADQEYSAFRIGMVQFSTPEFRLTPHIDNLEVANSFAVTNCFCSQFSRGVYAIFGFYDKKSVNTITSFCGTLHVSFITPSFPLDGTHQFIIQMRPDIKGPLLSLIEYYKWDKFAYLYDSDRGLTTLQVVLDTAAERKWQVMAINVGNLKDERKDEAYRSLFQDLENKKERRVILDCEQDKVRDIMEQVITIGRHVKGYHYIIANLGFVDGDLSKIQYGGANVSGFQIVDFDDPLVSKFDQIWEALEEKEYPGADSKIRYTSALTYDSVQVMTEAFRYLHKQRIDIARKGNNGDCLANPAVPWAQGVEIERALKQVRVDGLTGNIQFDQHGKRVNYSVNIMELKNNGPVKIGYWNEVDKMAVTKSDVFPNDTTGMENKTVIVTTILEAPYVMLKKNADLFLDNERYEGYCVDLAAEIAKHCGFKYQLKIVGDGKYGARDAETKIWNGMVGELVYGKADIAVAPLTITLVREEVIDFSKPFMSLGISIMIKKPQKSKPGVFSFLDPLAYEIWMCIVFAYIGVSVVLFLVSRFSPYEWHTEEYEDGQIQTNESTNEFGIFNSLWFSLGAFMRQGCDISPRSLSGRIVGGVWWFFTLIIISSYTANLAAFLTVERMVSPIESAEDLAKQTEISYGTLDSGSTKEFFRRSKIALFDKMWTYMRSAEPSVFVKTTAEGVLRVRKSKGKYAYLLESTMNEYIEQRKPCDTMKVGGNLDSKGYGIATPKGSSLRNAVNLAVLKLNEQGLLDKLKNKWWYDKGECGSGGGDSKEKTSALSLSNVAGVFYILVGGLGLAMLVALIEFCYKSRAEAKRMKVTFTDAMRSKARLSITGSTGENGRVMTPEFPKAVHAVPYVRPGMGMNVSLTDLS